A genomic stretch from Embleya scabrispora includes:
- a CDS encoding LLM class flavin-dependent oxidoreductase has protein sequence MTITGRAPRIALVLGSSQRPADIVTAARAAERGGFDELWVGEDYFYTGAIAAAGAVLAATELPVGIGIVPTTTRHPALLAMELATLAGLYPGRLSAGVGAGVPDWLDRMAIRCTTPPASVRDVIAGLRTLLAGETLTVEASSYRAREVRLAHPPAVAPPLLAGVGGPKALAMSGGSADGTVLSVLAGTRYVRWAAERVAAGGAGVGHDLVAYALCSVDPDAAVARERVRELFGLYLLAGPRNPMTEAHGIADEAEALAALDFADAVRAIPDAWIEELAVVGTPADCAKRITLLAEAGADCVALCLDPDRDAEAQVGLLARELLPLLPGRADG, from the coding sequence ATGACCATCACCGGACGCGCCCCGCGGATCGCCCTCGTGCTGGGCAGTTCGCAACGACCGGCCGACATCGTCACGGCGGCCCGTGCCGCCGAGCGCGGCGGCTTCGACGAACTGTGGGTCGGGGAGGACTACTTCTACACCGGCGCGATCGCCGCCGCCGGTGCCGTTCTGGCCGCGACCGAACTCCCCGTCGGGATCGGTATCGTGCCCACGACCACACGCCATCCCGCGTTGCTGGCCATGGAGTTGGCCACGCTCGCCGGCCTGTACCCGGGCCGGCTCAGCGCCGGGGTCGGCGCCGGTGTGCCGGACTGGCTCGATCGGATGGCGATCCGGTGCACGACGCCGCCGGCCTCGGTCCGCGACGTCATCGCCGGCCTGCGCACCCTCCTCGCCGGGGAGACGCTGACCGTCGAGGCGTCGTCGTATCGGGCCCGCGAGGTACGACTGGCGCATCCGCCGGCGGTGGCGCCGCCCCTCCTGGCCGGCGTCGGCGGCCCCAAGGCGCTTGCCATGTCCGGCGGTTCGGCCGACGGGACCGTGCTCTCCGTGCTCGCCGGCACGCGCTACGTGCGGTGGGCGGCCGAGCGGGTGGCCGCCGGCGGCGCCGGGGTCGGGCACGACCTGGTGGCGTACGCGCTGTGCTCGGTCGACCCGGACGCCGCCGTCGCCCGCGAACGGGTGCGCGAGTTGTTCGGGCTGTACCTCCTCGCCGGGCCGCGCAACCCGATGACCGAGGCGCACGGGATCGCCGACGAGGCCGAGGCACTGGCCGCACTGGACTTCGCCGACGCGGTCCGGGCCATCCCCGACGCCTGGATCGAGGAACTGGCGGTCGTCGGCACCCCTGCCGACTGCGCGAAGCGGATCACGCTCCTCGCCGAGGCCGGAGCGGACTGCGTCGCGCTGTGCCTCGACCCCGACCGGGACGCCGAGGCACAGGTCGGCCTGCTCGCGCGCGAACTGCTTCCGCTGCTTCCGGGACGCGCCGACGGCTGA
- a CDS encoding YybH family protein — MTDTPFAERTAPEADIAEILRLHRQWWKSNIGWDIDRMVEVFPSPGDEYLMFNFNGHPYFDMTEKVALWKWYRELIAQTGGLQTRIMRLEVRGDTAWLACEFTIDAEMLDGGEWTVDSVDATLGRATEIYHRDSGTGAPEWRMWHTHITALPDPDEKRPGFDDSTNSRGLGWTPWNPLPKGV; from the coding sequence ATGACCGACACCCCGTTCGCGGAACGCACCGCGCCCGAGGCGGACATCGCCGAGATCCTGCGTCTGCACCGGCAGTGGTGGAAGTCCAACATCGGCTGGGACATCGACCGCATGGTCGAGGTGTTCCCGTCGCCCGGCGACGAGTACCTGATGTTCAACTTCAACGGGCACCCGTACTTCGACATGACCGAGAAGGTCGCGTTGTGGAAGTGGTACCGCGAACTCATCGCGCAGACCGGCGGCTTGCAGACCCGGATCATGCGCCTCGAAGTTCGCGGCGACACCGCCTGGCTCGCCTGCGAGTTCACCATCGACGCGGAGATGCTGGACGGCGGCGAGTGGACGGTCGACTCGGTCGACGCGACGCTCGGCCGGGCCACCGAGATCTACCACCGCGACAGCGGCACCGGCGCGCCCGAATGGCGCATGTGGCACACCCACATCACCGCCCTGCCCGACCCGGACGAGAAGCGGCCCGGGTTCGACGACTCCACCAACAGTCGCGGCCTGGGGTGGACACCCTGGAACCCGCTCCCGAAGGGCGTCTGA
- a CDS encoding alpha/beta fold hydrolase has protein sequence MSSLERIVFGTTAGTTTNTDAAAHSTSALLRQGGRPGSPTVLLVHPANLRARCWRAVLAALPADWRCVAIDLSGHGASPRRAAYGVDRWVSECVALLDALDVARVHVVGASVGAAVAVELAAARPDRVASVTTVGGAFRAAEPGDTREFLAAIAARGVRQAVLDVLVDEPGLEDALFAAVAADVSVNPDDTAAAIWTAAAEAAGLAAAPRLRCPTLAVVGDGDRGCPVADSRAFADLTAGRLAVLVGHGHLPMYTAPARVAAYIASLVDGTRSHRPRRDRDPITRKESRA, from the coding sequence ATGTCATCCCTGGAACGAATCGTCTTCGGCACGACGGCGGGCACGACGACGAACACCGACGCAGCCGCGCACTCGACGTCCGCACTGCTCAGGCAGGGCGGGCGGCCCGGTTCCCCGACGGTGCTGCTCGTCCACCCGGCCAACCTTCGGGCGCGGTGCTGGCGCGCCGTGCTCGCGGCGCTGCCGGCCGACTGGCGGTGTGTGGCCATCGACCTGTCCGGGCACGGCGCGTCGCCCCGCCGCGCGGCGTACGGCGTGGACCGGTGGGTGTCCGAGTGTGTGGCCCTGCTGGACGCGCTGGACGTGGCGCGGGTGCATGTGGTCGGCGCGTCCGTCGGCGCCGCCGTGGCGGTCGAGCTGGCGGCGGCGCGCCCGGACCGGGTCGCGAGCGTGACCACGGTGGGCGGTGCCTTCCGTGCCGCCGAACCGGGCGATACGCGGGAGTTCCTGGCGGCCATCGCCGCGAGGGGCGTACGGCAGGCCGTGTTGGACGTGCTCGTGGACGAACCGGGCCTGGAAGACGCCCTGTTCGCCGCCGTCGCGGCCGACGTCAGCGTCAACCCCGACGACACGGCGGCGGCGATCTGGACGGCCGCCGCCGAGGCAGCCGGGTTGGCCGCGGCACCTCGTCTGCGCTGTCCGACCCTCGCCGTCGTCGGGGACGGCGACCGGGGGTGCCCCGTCGCGGACTCCCGCGCCTTCGCGGACCTGACCGCCGGCCGGCTCGCGGTCCTGGTCGGACACGGACACCTGCCCATGTACACCGCGCCCGCCCGGGTCGCGGCGTACATCGCCTCCCTCGTCGACGGCACCCGGTCGCACCGACCCCGCCGCGACCGAGACCCGATCACCCGAAAGGAAAGCCGAGCATGA
- a CDS encoding MerR family transcriptional regulator, whose amino-acid sequence MSWRTIGDVAAEVGVSPQTLRAWEKQDLLVPDRTPGGQRRYGPEHVGRARRIADLRRRHGWNPAAIRTSLGEPDSADAAPPAADAPAADAPADGGRLRRARLASGLSLKELAALTGASVSHLSSIERSVERASTQLIARITDALGVPMSGLASFTRTDASVVRADERASVVLEGGVRWEELLLPGHDLEPALLTIPPHGSSGGPYSRPGESFAFLMSGSLRVRVGGGLGDHERVAEPIDIAEGDSVALPSRTLISWENVGRKTARAIWIEVLSPKAWSDPMTRRIIKAASGFTPPDEDPTPDRA is encoded by the coding sequence ATGAGTTGGCGAACGATCGGCGATGTCGCGGCCGAGGTCGGGGTCAGTCCCCAGACCCTGCGCGCGTGGGAGAAGCAGGACCTGCTCGTACCGGACCGGACGCCGGGCGGGCAACGCCGCTACGGCCCCGAGCACGTCGGCCGGGCCCGCCGGATCGCCGACCTGCGCCGCAGACACGGCTGGAATCCCGCCGCGATTCGCACCTCACTCGGCGAACCGGACTCCGCCGACGCCGCTCCCCCGGCCGCCGACGCACCTGCCGCCGACGCACCGGCCGACGGCGGTCGACTGCGCCGCGCCCGGCTGGCGAGCGGCCTGTCCCTGAAGGAACTCGCCGCGCTGACCGGCGCGTCCGTGTCCCACCTGTCCTCGATCGAGCGCAGTGTGGAACGCGCCTCGACCCAGTTGATCGCCCGGATCACCGACGCGCTCGGCGTCCCGATGAGCGGCCTCGCGTCCTTCACCCGCACCGACGCCAGCGTGGTCCGCGCCGACGAGCGGGCGAGCGTCGTCCTGGAGGGGGGCGTGCGGTGGGAGGAACTGCTGCTGCCCGGCCATGACCTCGAACCGGCTCTGCTGACCATTCCGCCGCACGGATCCAGCGGCGGACCCTACTCGCGGCCGGGCGAATCCTTCGCGTTCCTGATGTCCGGATCGCTGCGCGTCCGGGTCGGCGGCGGACTCGGCGACCACGAGCGAGTCGCCGAACCGATAGACATCGCCGAGGGCGACTCGGTCGCCCTCCCGTCCCGCACCCTGATCTCCTGGGAGAACGTGGGCCGCAAGACCGCCCGGGCGATCTGGATCGAAGTCCTCTCCCCCAAGGCGTGGTCCGACCCGATGACCCGACGCATCATCAAGGCGGCGTCCGGCTTCACCCCGCCGGACGAGGACCCCACGCCGGACCGCGCCTGA
- a CDS encoding GNAT family N-acetyltransferase: MTEQAVVPTVHNVADRHRYEIRVDDAFAGLTAYHDRGEQRVFYHTEIDDAFAGRGLASVLVREALNDVRAAGMRVVPVCPYVKQFLGRYEEFADLVDPVTPEILRWLQETRG; this comes from the coding sequence ATGACGGAGCAGGCCGTCGTACCCACCGTTCACAACGTCGCCGACCGGCACCGCTACGAGATTCGCGTCGACGACGCGTTCGCCGGTCTCACCGCGTACCACGATCGGGGCGAGCAGCGTGTTTTCTACCACACCGAGATCGACGACGCGTTCGCCGGCCGAGGTCTGGCCTCCGTGCTGGTACGGGAGGCGCTGAACGACGTGCGCGCCGCCGGCATGCGGGTGGTCCCGGTCTGCCCCTACGTCAAGCAATTCCTGGGCAGGTACGAGGAGTTCGCCGACCTCGTCGACCCGGTGACGCCCGAGATCCTGCGGTGGCTCCAGGAGACCCGGGGCTGA
- a CDS encoding carboxymuconolactone decarboxylase family protein codes for MTEAVVPAQDRRVYIDKQSPAAYKALLATAEAVHEVAAEAGLERPLVELLNIRVSQLNTCAFCLDLHTRTALRAGETPQRVAVLPAWRDTMLFDARERAALALAEATTHPADANAQQTAYEAARAVLSDAEISAVIWVAITMNAFNRVSVLSKHPVRPPATTRSV; via the coding sequence ATGACCGAAGCGGTAGTGCCGGCCCAGGACCGACGTGTCTACATCGACAAGCAGAGCCCCGCCGCGTACAAGGCGTTGCTCGCGACCGCCGAGGCCGTGCACGAGGTCGCCGCCGAGGCCGGTCTGGAACGACCGCTCGTCGAATTGCTGAACATCCGGGTGTCCCAGCTCAATACCTGCGCGTTCTGCCTCGACCTGCACACCCGCACCGCGCTGCGTGCGGGCGAGACGCCGCAGCGGGTCGCCGTGCTGCCCGCCTGGCGCGACACCATGCTGTTCGACGCCCGGGAGCGGGCGGCGCTCGCACTGGCCGAGGCCACCACGCATCCCGCCGACGCGAACGCGCAGCAGACGGCGTACGAGGCGGCGCGGGCGGTGTTGTCCGATGCCGAGATCTCGGCGGTGATCTGGGTGGCGATCACGATGAACGCGTTCAACCGCGTGTCCGTGTTGAGCAAGCATCCCGTACGCCCGCCCGCCACGACCCGTTCGGTCTGA
- a CDS encoding nuclear transport factor 2 family protein: MNADTSSDPTRDVVGELLRRIGAGDAAAIADLYAESVDWKLDWPLAEHGRAATPWIRHRTTGAEAAEHFRLIAEHHVPDRVDTTVERVLVDGAHAVVLGEIRQTARGTGRAYTARFALHLTVEDGLVTRHHVYEDSLAVAAAFDADGDGRAGNLTR; encoded by the coding sequence ATGAACGCGGACACGAGCTCGGATCCCACCCGCGATGTGGTGGGCGAACTCCTGCGCCGGATCGGGGCCGGCGACGCGGCGGCCATCGCCGACCTGTACGCCGAATCCGTCGACTGGAAGCTGGACTGGCCGCTCGCCGAGCACGGGCGGGCGGCCACGCCGTGGATCCGGCACCGCACGACGGGCGCCGAGGCCGCCGAGCACTTCCGGCTGATCGCCGAGCACCACGTGCCCGACCGTGTGGACACCACGGTCGAGCGGGTCCTGGTCGACGGTGCGCACGCCGTGGTACTCGGCGAGATCCGGCAGACGGCGCGCGGCACCGGGCGCGCGTACACGGCCCGCTTCGCCCTGCACCTGACCGTCGAGGACGGCCTGGTCACCCGTCATCACGTCTACGAGGACAGCCTGGCCGTGGCCGCCGCGTTCGACGCCGACGGCGACGGCCGGGCGGGGAACCTCACGCGCTGA
- a CDS encoding alpha/beta hydrolase produces the protein MSEITAIERPAEPNWSELTAEELVAYREAENRFRASDAARAITGEPEPGVTIEWRTLALPGRDLPVRVYRPAPPGPGGRLGQDAGAGLPLVLHVHGGGFVGTAVQSDWVNSGLAGRLPAIVVSVEHRLVDADNPLAAAVDDGWDVYRHVLHNAAQWGIDPARTAVLGESCGGLICALVAIRAAEAGLPLRAQVLVNPAVDVTDTMFEHDSMREYAQTPTLSLPVLRLFRRLGVPAGTDPRPLSPLHADTEGGVAPALVVVPTRDPLADHGRRYAERLITTGTLARLSEYPEAGHAFLSLPGLVPQAETARAEILGFLGASLSA, from the coding sequence ATGAGCGAGATCACCGCCATCGAGCGGCCGGCGGAGCCGAACTGGTCGGAGTTGACGGCCGAGGAACTGGTCGCCTATCGCGAGGCGGAGAACCGCTTCCGGGCGTCCGACGCCGCGCGGGCGATCACCGGAGAGCCGGAGCCCGGCGTCACGATCGAGTGGCGGACCCTGGCGCTGCCCGGCCGCGATCTGCCGGTGCGGGTATACCGGCCGGCTCCGCCCGGACCCGGGGGGCGGCTCGGGCAGGACGCCGGCGCCGGGCTGCCGCTCGTGCTCCACGTGCACGGCGGCGGCTTCGTGGGCACGGCGGTACAGAGCGACTGGGTCAACAGCGGGCTCGCCGGCCGGCTGCCCGCGATCGTCGTCTCGGTCGAGCACCGCCTCGTGGACGCGGACAACCCGCTGGCGGCGGCCGTCGACGACGGCTGGGACGTGTACCGCCACGTCCTGCACAACGCCGCGCAGTGGGGCATCGACCCGGCGCGCACCGCCGTGCTGGGCGAGAGTTGCGGCGGGTTGATCTGCGCCCTGGTCGCGATCCGGGCCGCCGAGGCCGGGCTGCCGCTCCGGGCGCAGGTGCTGGTCAACCCCGCCGTCGACGTCACGGACACGATGTTCGAGCACGACTCGATGCGGGAGTACGCGCAGACCCCGACCCTCTCCCTGCCGGTGCTGCGCCTGTTCCGGCGGCTCGGGGTGCCGGCGGGCACGGACCCGCGCCCGCTGTCGCCGCTGCACGCGGACACCGAGGGCGGCGTGGCCCCGGCGCTCGTGGTGGTGCCGACCCGGGACCCGCTGGCCGATCACGGACGTCGCTACGCGGAACGACTGATCACGACCGGGACGCTCGCGCGGCTGAGCGAATACCCGGAAGCGGGGCACGCGTTCCTCAGCCTGCCGGGCCTGGTGCCACAGGCCGAGACCGCGCGGGCGGAGATCCTCGGCTTCCTGGGCGCCTCGCTCAGCGCGTGA
- a CDS encoding TetR/AcrR family transcriptional regulator, with amino-acid sequence MTSTAAARPPGRPRAGVNDVVFAATLSTVRELGYARATVERIAVAAGVAKSTVYRRWPSKGALIVDCLLDAFGPAPLEGADRAESMTSAIRWIAAKIGEPGVGDAFAGVFSDAVSDPALREILSTRLQDPYRIAFQHALGEPENRVLFFIDVVVGTLLHRMGMTGEPMVEADVTALIEMIVPHFATDPSAAPSTDPN; translated from the coding sequence ATGACATCGACTGCTGCCGCCAGGCCGCCGGGGCGTCCGCGCGCGGGCGTCAACGACGTGGTCTTCGCCGCCACGCTGAGCACCGTCCGAGAACTCGGTTACGCGCGCGCCACCGTCGAGCGCATCGCCGTCGCGGCGGGCGTCGCGAAGTCGACCGTCTATCGGCGCTGGCCGTCGAAGGGCGCGCTGATCGTGGACTGCCTGCTGGACGCGTTCGGTCCGGCGCCGCTGGAGGGCGCCGATCGCGCCGAGTCGATGACCTCCGCCATCCGCTGGATCGCGGCGAAGATCGGCGAGCCCGGGGTGGGCGACGCGTTCGCCGGCGTGTTCAGCGACGCGGTCAGCGACCCGGCGCTGCGCGAGATCCTGTCCACGCGGCTCCAGGACCCGTACCGCATCGCCTTTCAGCACGCACTCGGCGAGCCGGAGAACCGGGTCCTGTTCTTCATCGACGTCGTCGTCGGAACCCTGCTCCACCGCATGGGCATGACCGGCGAACCCATGGTCGAGGCCGACGTCACCGCACTGATCGAGATGATCGTGCCCCACTTCGCCACCGACCCGTCCGCCGCCCCGTCCACCGACCCGAACTGA
- a CDS encoding alpha/beta fold hydrolase, which yields MCAAHPTSSERVVHADGADLAAQAFGDPAAPAILLIGGAEASRDWWDDDFVARLAESGRYVIRYDTRDTGQSTTFPLGAPTYTQEDLSSDALAVLDAYELSAAHIVGISMGGGLAQRLVLRAPERVLTLTLLSTSPGGPGDNDGPELPPMSESLHKVFAEPAPDPDWADRDAVIAYFLAAEHAFAGTIPVDEERLRLTAGRAFDRSPVPAAAANHWAIEGGGPIRARLGEITAPTLVLHGTADPLFPYGHAEALAREIPGSTLIPVPGMGHQMPPESTWDIIVAAIVRQTATS from the coding sequence ATGTGCGCCGCCCACCCCACCTCGTCCGAGCGCGTCGTCCACGCCGACGGCGCCGACCTCGCCGCGCAGGCATTCGGCGACCCCGCGGCGCCCGCGATCCTGCTCATCGGTGGCGCCGAGGCGTCCCGGGACTGGTGGGACGACGACTTCGTCGCCCGACTCGCCGAATCCGGCCGGTACGTCATCCGCTACGACACTCGCGACACCGGGCAGTCGACCACCTTCCCGCTCGGCGCGCCGACGTACACGCAGGAAGACCTGTCGTCCGACGCCCTGGCCGTGCTGGACGCGTACGAACTGTCCGCCGCGCACATCGTCGGCATCTCCATGGGCGGCGGACTCGCCCAGCGCCTGGTCCTCCGGGCCCCCGAACGGGTCCTGACGCTCACCCTGCTCTCCACCAGCCCGGGCGGCCCCGGCGACAACGACGGCCCGGAGCTGCCGCCGATGAGCGAGTCCCTGCACAAGGTGTTCGCCGAACCCGCGCCCGACCCCGACTGGGCCGACCGCGACGCCGTCATCGCGTACTTCCTGGCCGCCGAACACGCCTTCGCCGGGACCATCCCCGTCGACGAGGAGCGCCTGCGGCTGACCGCGGGCCGCGCGTTCGACCGCAGCCCGGTTCCCGCCGCCGCGGCCAACCACTGGGCCATCGAGGGTGGCGGGCCGATCCGCGCCCGCCTCGGCGAGATCACCGCGCCCACCCTCGTCCTGCACGGCACCGCCGATCCGCTCTTCCCGTACGGCCACGCCGAGGCCCTCGCCCGCGAGATCCCCGGCAGCACGCTGATCCCGGTGCCGGGCATGGGCCACCAGATGCCGCCCGAGTCGACGTGGGACATCATCGTCGCGGCGATCGTCCGACAGACCGCGACCTCCTGA
- a CDS encoding alkyl sulfatase C-terminal domain-containing protein, whose protein sequence is MGHALAGGAAPGDIGSDTVLLGLRAYFVARPRAPWTAAYRIDLGRETYRVAVVDGELVTVARGEDPTAPAPDVHVVAEAAALQSVLTGKVPLASALADADLTVTGDMAALERLIEALPAR, encoded by the coding sequence GTGGGGCATGCGCTCGCCGGTGGTGCCGCTCCGGGGGACATCGGCAGCGACACGGTGCTGCTCGGCCTGCGGGCGTACTTCGTGGCCCGACCCCGGGCCCCGTGGACGGCGGCGTACCGGATCGACCTGGGTCGCGAGACCTACCGCGTCGCGGTCGTCGACGGCGAACTCGTCACGGTCGCCCGCGGCGAGGACCCGACCGCGCCCGCGCCGGACGTACACGTCGTCGCCGAGGCCGCGGCGCTTCAGTCGGTCCTGACCGGAAAGGTTCCGCTGGCATCCGCCCTCGCCGACGCCGACCTGACCGTCACGGGCGACATGGCGGCCCTCGAACGCCTGATCGAGGCACTGCCGGCGCGCTGA
- a CDS encoding DNA alkylation repair protein, producing MAQPLKDMINATSVATLADAVATAREGFPRERFVAAALTGLGELELKARVGHVARALHTALDLPFPAAAEVLRAATGHTVLDMWSGWPATDYVAVHGVDHLDEAMATLAVITPFATAEFAVRPYLDRHEDTALKVMRGWAESADEHLRRLASEGTRPRLPWGTRVHWLMSPGPTLPILERLRDDPSEYVRRSVANHVNDIAKDHPDTALAILGRWHAEGGVHTDRVVRHAARGLLRAGHPEALGLIGATHGSGTVASLVVADTVTTGDRIPFTLTVRADAPGPLVLKYAIARDGSHRVFHLAERVAEAAGDTFTLARSHSFRPVTTRAEPPGPRTLHIIVNGKPQATAPFTLLP from the coding sequence ATGGCCCAACCGCTCAAGGACATGATCAATGCGACCTCCGTCGCCACCCTGGCCGACGCCGTCGCCACCGCCCGCGAGGGCTTCCCGCGCGAGCGCTTCGTCGCCGCGGCGCTGACCGGGCTGGGCGAGCTGGAGCTCAAGGCCCGCGTCGGCCACGTCGCCCGGGCGCTGCACACGGCCCTCGACCTGCCCTTCCCGGCGGCCGCCGAGGTCCTGCGCGCGGCGACCGGGCACACCGTCCTGGACATGTGGAGCGGCTGGCCCGCCACCGACTACGTCGCGGTGCACGGCGTCGACCACCTCGACGAGGCCATGGCCACACTCGCCGTGATCACCCCCTTCGCCACGGCCGAGTTCGCGGTGCGGCCCTACCTCGACCGCCACGAGGACACCGCGCTGAAGGTCATGCGCGGCTGGGCCGAGTCCGCCGACGAGCACCTGCGCCGGCTCGCGTCCGAGGGCACCCGGCCCCGGCTGCCGTGGGGCACGCGCGTGCACTGGCTGATGTCCCCCGGTCCGACGCTGCCCATCCTGGAGCGGCTGCGCGACGACCCGAGCGAATACGTCCGGCGCTCGGTCGCCAACCACGTCAACGACATCGCCAAGGACCACCCCGACACGGCACTGGCCATCCTCGGCCGCTGGCACGCCGAGGGCGGCGTACACACCGACCGCGTCGTCCGGCACGCCGCCCGGGGCCTGCTGCGGGCCGGCCATCCCGAAGCGCTCGGCCTGATCGGCGCGACACACGGCAGCGGCACGGTGGCATCGCTCGTCGTCGCGGACACCGTCACGACCGGCGACCGTATCCCGTTCACCCTCACCGTCCGCGCCGACGCCCCCGGGCCGCTCGTCCTCAAGTACGCCATCGCCCGCGACGGTTCCCACCGCGTCTTCCACCTGGCCGAGCGCGTGGCCGAGGCCGCCGGCGACACCTTCACTCTCGCCAGGTCCCACTCGTTCCGCCCGGTAACCACCCGCGCCGAGCCTCCGGGCCCCCGCACCCTGCACATCATCGTCAACGGCAAACCCCAAGCCACCGCCCCGTTCACCCTGCTCCCCTGA
- a CDS encoding purine-cytosine permease family protein, whose product MTLEQPSESRLAVEHRTIEVIPDAERHGTPRSQFTLWFGANMQITAIVDGALAVVFGADALWAIPALLIGNILGGIVMALHSAQGPRLGVPQMISSRAQFGVFGAVLPLVMVILMYLGFAATGSVLAGQAVCEILHIDNTKVGILIFGALTAVVAVTGYRLIHLAGRIATVAGIVGLGYLVIALFAKYDVGAHVGDKSFDLATFLLAVSLGAGWQLTFGPYVADYSRYLPRDTSERATFWSTFAGSVIGSQWSMTLGALIAAVAGDAFLPDQVGFVGDLAGPAFVAFLIYLVILVGKLTVNCLNAYGGFMSILTTVTAFDGRSRISPVVRAAYIVAFTATSVVIAIVASADFLGNFKNFVLLLLMVFTPWSAINLTDYYLISRERVDIPALYDPNGRYGRWNVPALTCYVVGVVAQIPFLAQKLYTGPLTERLGGADISWIVGLAFTAVIYYAWARKTNNPPAETIHPAADRGDDAATLLV is encoded by the coding sequence ATGACCCTCGAGCAACCGTCCGAGTCCCGTCTCGCGGTGGAGCACCGCACCATCGAGGTGATCCCCGACGCGGAGCGGCACGGCACGCCGCGGAGTCAGTTCACCCTGTGGTTCGGGGCGAACATGCAGATCACCGCGATCGTCGACGGCGCCCTCGCGGTGGTCTTCGGCGCCGACGCGTTGTGGGCGATCCCGGCCCTGCTGATCGGCAACATCCTCGGCGGCATCGTCATGGCGTTGCACTCGGCCCAGGGGCCCCGGCTGGGTGTGCCGCAGATGATCTCCAGCCGCGCACAGTTCGGCGTCTTCGGCGCGGTGTTGCCGCTGGTGATGGTGATCCTGATGTACCTCGGCTTCGCCGCGACCGGCAGCGTGCTGGCCGGGCAGGCGGTCTGCGAAATCCTGCACATCGACAACACCAAGGTCGGCATCCTGATCTTCGGCGCGTTGACCGCCGTGGTCGCGGTGACCGGATACCGACTCATCCACCTCGCGGGTCGGATCGCGACGGTCGCCGGCATCGTGGGGCTGGGCTACCTGGTGATCGCCCTGTTCGCCAAGTACGACGTCGGTGCGCACGTCGGCGACAAGTCGTTCGACCTCGCGACCTTCCTGCTCGCGGTCTCCCTGGGCGCCGGCTGGCAGTTGACCTTCGGCCCCTACGTGGCCGACTACTCCCGGTACCTGCCGCGCGACACCAGCGAACGTGCCACGTTCTGGTCGACGTTCGCCGGCAGCGTCATCGGTTCGCAGTGGTCGATGACGCTGGGCGCGCTGATCGCCGCCGTGGCGGGTGACGCCTTCCTGCCGGACCAGGTGGGCTTCGTCGGCGATCTGGCCGGACCGGCGTTCGTCGCGTTCCTGATCTACCTGGTCATCCTGGTGGGCAAACTGACGGTCAACTGTCTCAACGCCTATGGCGGCTTCATGTCGATCCTGACCACGGTGACCGCGTTCGACGGCCGGTCCCGGATCTCGCCCGTCGTGCGCGCGGCGTACATCGTCGCCTTCACCGCGACATCGGTGGTGATCGCGATCGTGGCCAGTGCGGACTTCCTCGGCAACTTCAAGAACTTCGTCCTGCTGCTGCTGATGGTCTTCACCCCGTGGAGCGCCATCAACCTGACGGACTACTACCTGATCTCGCGCGAACGTGTCGACATCCCCGCCCTGTACGACCCGAACGGCCGCTACGGGCGCTGGAACGTCCCGGCGTTGACCTGCTACGTGGTCGGCGTCGTCGCGCAGATCCCGTTCCTGGCCCAGAAGTTGTACACCGGGCCGCTGACCGAACGCCTCGGCGGCGCGGACATCTCCTGGATCGTCGGCCTCGCGTTCACCGCGGTGATCTACTACGCGTGGGCCCGCAAGACCAACAACCCGCCCGCCGAGACCATCCACCCGGCCGCGGATCGCGGCGACGACGCCGCGACGCTCCTCGTGTAG
- a CDS encoding DUF1330 domain-containing protein, translating to MTAYAIAKLRDAAPHPEIAEYIERLPGTFAPYGGRFLVHVTPHEVKEGTWPGSVVMIGFPGITEARTWWDSPEYQEIAPLRSRHIEGDIILVEGVPEDYDPAVTAEKMRAAMAAGE from the coding sequence ATGACCGCCTACGCCATCGCCAAGCTGCGGGACGCCGCCCCGCACCCCGAGATCGCCGAATACATCGAGCGCCTGCCCGGCACCTTCGCGCCGTACGGCGGCCGCTTCCTCGTGCACGTCACGCCGCACGAGGTGAAGGAGGGCACCTGGCCCGGGAGCGTGGTGATGATCGGCTTCCCCGGCATCACCGAGGCTCGGACCTGGTGGGACTCGCCCGAGTACCAGGAGATCGCCCCCCTGCGCTCGCGGCACATCGAGGGCGACATCATCCTGGTCGAGGGTGTCCCCGAGGACTACGACCCGGCCGTCACCGCCGAAAAGATGCGGGCGGCGATGGCCGCGGGCGAGTAG